The Punica granatum isolate Tunisia-2019 chromosome 4, ASM765513v2, whole genome shotgun sequence sequence ACCcagaaaaaaagttttttggGAATTACACActaagagagaaagagaagctGGGCGGGGAAGGGGATTATCGGCGGTGGGACAGCCCTGGCGCCCATCACCCCCCAATGCAACCCCAACAGAGTGGTAATCCATTTTGGTCGTCTTCCTTCGAGGTTGTACAACCCCGAGTCGCGATTGTAGAGGAAGAACTCGACCTTTGCGAGCTCGGAATCGGAGACAACAAGCGGTTAGGAGATGTAGGATAATGTTTCGCCTAAAATTGAATGAGTCAATCTTCGACCTACACGTGGCAAGATGAGTGTACAAGGTGTGTCGGGGCGTTGTCCCAAGATAACGGCGAAACCACCAATTAACCTCAATGACTTACAGCGTAGCTTCATGGTCCTTGAGGTTTGTAGGTACAAGTGGTAGCTAGGTTTCGTGGATATGGTTGATGCGTCGCTGCAAATGTGTCAGACGATGACACGGTCTCAAGGATTAGACTGTCGAAGTTCTTCCCACGAGCGAGCGACTTATATGACTTGAAGCTTTCGAATAGGAGCGGCTCATCAGCTAGCTCGTGCACTATGCAGCTGAACTGCTAGCTGACCTATACAGGATGCAAGTTACCCAGCTAATGCAACTGAAAGTCAATAGAATCTCCAGCCCTGAAGATGGAGTGGAGAAATTGTTCGATCCTTACCCGAAAGCAAGAAACTATGGAGAAGATGGAACTAAGAGTTCTAAACATAAGGCGAAAGATGTAGTACGAGAATCTAGCTATTTAGGTGCGTGTATGGGAAAATAGATATCGAAAGTGCATGGTTCGATAAACGAGATATTGAAAAGTACTGAACGGATATTGGGATATTGAATAACGGTACGGAATTGAAATGATAAGAACTGTGTAAGAAAAGTAATGATACGTTGGTGCATAGTCGATTTGTGTTTGTATTGTTGAGAGCTTACCATGATGGTACCTTCTAATTCTTATAAGACGGTCCTAGAAACTCTAATTGAGTAGAAATTCGGCCTTATTACAAGGAAATAAACAAcaaaaagcaataaaatcACGCTATACTAACAACTAGTTAAACTAGGAAAGTGAATATCCTCTAAAACTAATTACATGGAAACTTTataatcataatattttacATGCTAAACCTTCTAGGAATCTCCATGTGAACGGTCTCCTACTCATGGAAACATCCCTGGCCATCATAACTAGGGCACTGGCCGTGCCTTCGTTGCCATAGTCCTGCGCATCAACCCAAATAGGGGAAAAAATCGAACTTGTTCCCATACCTAGCTATTGACCAAACGTGTATCGCTAATTCTCCATGTCTAGTGTGCAAGTCGAGGAAATGCCTCTCGTTGCCATGTAGAGCCACGTACCTATCTTCATGAATGTCCAGATTCGCACGATGATACCGTTTAGGAAAGAATCAAAACTCCTCATTTAGTGCAAGCTAACAGCTAACTCTAGGTTAACTGATCTGATCAGCCCAATTAAAACATCTTATGACTTCTACCTCAAATTCCCTCCCCACCAATGGCTGTCCTAGTAGGATTGCGTCGTGGATCCTCGAGTCAAGTCTTCGATCATGGTTTGCCTTGTGCCACTGGCCTCCTTGAATATCCAAAAATGCAAATATCAAGTCGTAGGCCTTAAATGAATCCAAATTCGACTATTTGAGCTCACCAAATCATTTGTGTACTTCACGGGCTTGTAATAGCGGTTAGGTGCAAAAAACGGGTGTAAACAGATACATTGAGCTCGAGATGGCAGTGTACTCAAGTTTGAAAAAGAGAACAAGAGAATAAGGGTTTTGTGTAAGGAAGGTGGAGTCGACGATAACCATTGATAAGAGGGCGGAGGCCGACTATAACCCCCGATCCGTCCTCTTCCCTTCGGCTTAAacggaagagagagagagtaaaaaagagtaaaaaagaaaaaatataagtaaTAAAAAAGGTAggaaataataacaaaattgTTCGTTTCGGATAATTCCATCCATCTTTTAATGGTAGGTTGATGGAATGATTTCTCAGACATACTTTTTAACTATTAAGAGATTAtgtgatgtaaaaaaatttccaaaatcCAATTTGATGTCAAGTTTGTCTTTCAGAATAtatttgatagttttctctttccaaagtgtatatataattatatacacaaacacatatatttatttatatatcaaaGCTCTGATATGGCATGGCATCACGTCCATCGAAGTCCATTGCCCCTTCCATGTCTCATTGGGCAGAGTCCCACAATAGGCCATGTGCGAGTTTGTGACttcctttattaattaatccgcGCCATTGATTGGCAGTGAggtgcaaaaaataaaaataaaaattaaagctTGATTTCCGTTCTTAACATTTGTTCTTCTTTGATGTTCCTGCTGAAATTTTCTATGCTGAATTTGGTCTAAGTCAGCTACCTAATGAGCCCTAAAAGGAACATGCCCTTCTTCTCCAATCTCAACATCTGAGAGTGGAGCAGTCTCTTTCAAGCTTCAACCCCCACAAAAAGCATAAGGAAGAAACAAagtgggtttttttttttcactcaaTAATAAAACAATGAACAGAAATGGAAGATTAGTGCAAAAAATTatgcctttttattttattttatacttATTGTTTCATGGGGGGTAATGATGCTACCCAACctaaggggagagagagggggcacagagagagagagagagagagagagagagagagagagagggagagagagcgCTCAGTTTGAGCTAGTGTCGAGCTCTTTTGATCATTCATTCATTAACAAAGTTGGATTTCCGGTGAGGGCCGAAGTTGGGTTTATCTTACTTCAGAGCTTTGTTGGAGTGGAGGTGGTTTCATTGGGGAAAGCTGTGAGCTTGATACTTCTTTTAGCTATATGCAGAGCTGCAGGAGgtacacacacacagagaCACACAGCAAGGAGAAACCATCAATCAATTAGGATAAAAGGTCAAAACTTTTCTTACCCCATTAATGATTCCCTCCTCACAAGTTGCCCAAATCGATAGCTGGCTCCTGGTACAGCTCCTTTGCTTGGCATGATTGCCACCCTCCCTTTCATGCCCTTCAAGGAAGATATAGGAGGAGGTGCGGGCTCTTGATGGGGCTTTTGTGCTTCTCAGAGCATGGGAGTGAGGAGTTCGAGAGAGATCCGGGAAATATTCATCAGTGGAGGAGATCAGAAGGGGTGGTCCACTCTCTGTTCTTGGTCGTGAAAAGTAGAACCAGGGTTCCTTCCTGTGAGCAAATCCTCATTGTTGGGTTCCTCGGAAATTAGAGAGTTTTTTGTTGGAGTTTTGTGATTTGGGTTTGCTCAAGCTTTCCTCTGCTTCTTGGGTCGTGAGTTTAATGAGCTTTTCCCCTCTGTGTGGTCTTCTCCTGAGGCTTTTCTTGAGGATTCGTAGGTGGGCTATGGTGACAATGCCTCCAAACTGCAAGCTTCCTGGGTCGAATGGGAAGTTGCCTCCTAGTTTGAAGTTCTGTAAGAAAGCTAAGGAGCCTTTGAATGTTCGTAGCTGTCTgaggaggtggaggaggaAGCTCTTCTATCTCTGGCTTGTTCTCATTGTTGCGATTGGTATAGTCTGGTTCTTGGTGGGATTCAGAGGAAGAACATTGTTTGGGGAGATTAAGTCCTCTGATATTTGTGAGGATGTTCTTATGGAGCATCTCAATGTCAGTAAGAACCAAGTTCGTGGTTTGCCTTCTCCGCTCGGTGAATGGAATCAGGTTATTTATACGTCCTTCTGTTCTTGTCCGTGTTACTATTTTTGGATGAGGCGTTTCATCTGTTCTTGCGGTTGTTTCTGGTGATGTCTTCATCTTTCGAAAAGTTCTTGCTCTTGTATAATCAGAACTTATGACTTAATCTATTTGCTCTTCTCCCTTATGATGTAAATTCAAAAGTACAGTcgaatgctttttttttttctttttcggtggACAGTTGAATGCTTATCTCATTGATTGGTCATTACCCAAAGCATTGAATTAtgtaattagatttttttcccccttgcATTTGACTTCGTTGGCAATTCTTATGCCAAACAATGGTCAAGTCGTCTTTCTTACTGTGCAATGAATTGTTTTGTTTGATTATTATTCTACCCCAGATTAGATTCCTGATTATTCCTTTTGCATTAGTTTCATCTTATTCAGAATTGGTAGAATTTACTTGAGATACTTATCTTAGTACTTTGCCTGTGTCTTTGAAGGTTCACCACTCCGAGAAAGACGGTTTTCTAATAGACCAGTGCCCTGTTCCAAGTGAAGGTTTTCTTAACAAGCATGGCCTGTTGAAGCTAGAGGATAGATTGCGACCACTTGTTTCGCAATATAAAACTTTGAATACTATAAAGGTATACAAGTTTGTTGATAGCCGGTCGATTCCTTTTAGTCTTGAAAGTCTCAGGATAAACTTTGTTTGGTCTATCTAGGTTACATAGATAACAAAATTGAGGTTCGTTTTGGTGAAAGCATTCAAAGGGGACCGTGTTGAAGCATGATATCGGAGAACCAGAACAGACAAGAAGTGTGTGGAATCTGTAGGAGCAGCGGTTCTAGATCATAAGCATGTCTTGTTAGTTGGAAATCTTGCAAAAGCTTGTAGATGACTCCACAAGAATGATGTGGTCCAGCAggaaaattgcataaaagattCGTACTTCTCTGCaaataatttgaagaaaatggGAATCAAAATTCATGTTCTGCAATAAGTAAAGATAGAACTGGAAACGGTCTCTGTTAATTCACCAGTTGTTTTGATTTCGAAAGGCCATTCTTCTGAAACAATTAGCATCCATTCTTTTCTGTTCTATTAGGGCGTTCTTGGAGCAAGAAGAGAGGAAAATTATGGAGATCTTGGGCCAACGTCCTCCTTTTTGGCGAAAAGATGCTGGTGGGCCATTATTATGGTGATACTAAGCTGCAAAATTCCCAGTCTCTGTCTGAAAATGCGGACTAAGCGAAAGCAGGAGAAGGCTGTTCAGTTGGAGTCAACAACTCAGCCTCCGAAACAGCTTCTGCTGCAACAGAGACAACAACAGCAATCTCCTGATCCTCCAAAAAGAGCTGGGAAATGGAGGAAGAAGCTTCTGATTTTGTTTATCTTATCGGGGATAGTGACATCGATCTGGTTATTTTGGGACATGAATGAGAAGATTAGCTCTAGGAGGGAAGAAACACTGGCTAATATGTGCGATGAACGTGCTCGGATGTTGCAGGACCAGTTTAATGTCAGCATGAACCACGTTCATGCCTTGGCTATTCTAATCTCCACCTTTCACCATGAGAAAAGGCCATCTGCTATAGATCAGGTACATTTTCGAATGTGCTCTCCTGACCTGCTTAAGTACTTTTGATCAGATCTAAAGAAGAGTCCTTAAAAATGGGTAATCACAACTATGGACAGCGAAAGGTCCAATATTTATCATCATGAGACCTAAAATGATTAGTGGCCCTGATTCATCCAGACGTCGAGAATTTTTCAGATGGGGTTCAGTTAAGAATCTCCTCGGAATTTTCATTGAAACTCAGAGATCTTCATGTTGACAATTACATCCATATGTGATGCTTGTGCCTAGAGCATTAGCAAGGATCATCATTTATAGATACTTATTAATGTTTatgaatttcattttattctcAGGATTGTTTTCTCTTGCTGAATGCACCCTTATCTTTTGTCTCTTATTCCAACAGAAAACTTTCAGCGAGTACACTGAGAGAACAGCTTTTGAGAGACCGCTTACAAGTGGTGTTGCTTATGCTCTGAAAGTTATTCATTCAGAGAGAGAGCAATTCGAGAGGGAGCATGGCTGGACTATAAAGAAACTTGGGTGGGCTACTAAGGAAATGGAGTCGGAGGATCAGACACTTGTACATGATTCTAATCCTGGGAATTTGGATCCTGTCCCCGAACAAGATGAATATGCACCAGTGATATTCTCCCAAGAAACTGTCTCACACATAATATCTATGGACATGATGTCTGGAAAGGTTGGTAACATCTGAACTTGCAacacttttcaattcttttATGGCATCAATCTAATATCGTGGCACTTGGTTATATCAATGAATACAGTTATGGAAACCCTTTAATATATTCCTTAGTTAAAGGAGGAAGGGATGAGTAGTAATTCTTCCTCTAATAAATgagacaaaaataaaatttaagcacatctcaataaaattttcttgtaACATCTTTGCGCGATTCGCTAATCTGAGAGTTGCATATGTATCTTGGTTCTGTAGGAGGACCATGAAAATATATTGCGAGCTCGGTCGTCGGGAAAGGGAGTGCTAACATCACCCTTTAAGCTATTGAAATCAAATCATCTTGGTGTTATTCTGACATTTGCTGTCTATGATAGAGACCTCCCTCCCGATGCTACGCCTGAACAACGAGCAGAAGCTACTGTCGGGTAAGTGAAGTCTCAAACTTTAGACTCTGGTTCTCTCCTTTTCAACTTTGACTTGAGCAACTGATCTATTTCTTGGTCTGGTTCGAATTCTTATAAAAGGTATCTTGGCGCTTCGTATGATGTTCCATCTCTGGTTGAGAAGCTTCTGCAGCAACTGGCCAGTAAACAGACAATAGTCGTAAATGTGTATGATACAACTAACAAGTCTGCTCACATTAAAATGTATGGGGATGATGAAATAGTTGATACTGGCCTAGTGCGTGTTAGTCATGTGGATTTTGGGGATCCAGTTAGGAAGCATGAGATGCATTGCAGGTAAAGCTTTTTCACCTCAAAGCTCGGGTATAATTATTACTATGTGGTATCACATCACATGATTGTAATTGGAAAACGTTGACATTTGCTTCCATAAATAGGTTCAAGCAAAAGCCTCCTTTGCCATGGACTGCTATAAATGCATCGGTTGGAGTCCTTGTCATTACTCTGCTCGTTGGCCATATCTTTCAAGCAGCCATAAATCGAATTGCAAAGGTAGAACAGGATTATCGGGAGATGATGGAGCTCAAGAGTCTTGCTGAGGCTGCTGATGTGGCAAAATCTCAGGTACACTTTTGTTTGGTTGATGAAATTGCTTtttgattatattatttacatGTGATTTTCTACATACTCGTCGAGATGGTCGTATcttgatgaattttttatcTGACCACTATTTTATCTTCCAtggttggtttttttttttgtagtttCTTGCTACCGTGTCCCATGAGATCAGGACTCCCATGAATGGTGTCTTAGGTGAGTAGACTCCTGCTGCATGGGAAAATGTGTTGGCTTTCTACTTCCCATTTCTCAcatcttaaaaagaaaaaaaatatataagaaaaaaggtATACAGCTACTATGTTTGCAGGATGTTTAATGTTGTAACTCTTATCCTTTCATTATGTTGTATATTAGGAATGCTTCAAATGCTGATGAACACAGATCTAGATGCTACCCAAATGGACTATGCCCAAACTGCCCATGCCAGTGGGAAAGATCTGATATCCTTGATCAACGAGGTCCTTGATCAAGCCAAGATAGAGTCCGGTCGGCTCGAACTAGAACACGTGCCTTTCGATCTTCGCTCAGTTCTTGATAATGTGCTATCACTCTTTTCAGGAAGATCTAATGAGAAGCAGATTGAGGTACAGATtcagtttcttttttctcctctCTCAGAATTTTCTGTTGTTTTTAATAAACTATCTGACACGAACTTGAATTTGGGCATGTGAAGTTGGCAGTTTATGTTTCTGATAAAGTGCCTGAAGTTGTTATTGGTGACCCTGGTCGTTTCAAGCAGATAATAACCAATCTTGTTGGGAACTCGATAAAGGTTAGCTTCAATTTATCCATACTGAAgttcttttgtctttttttggataagtgaagttgttctttttttcttttatgtaatccttcttttgtttttacttttatttttcttatgcTCCCGAGAAAAGTTTTAGAAGAATTGGGAAGTTATGGCCTCGTGAATTTTTTGTATAATGTGTTAGAATGTTTGTTCTCTTCTGTTTCTCGAAGAAGGATCATCactcatttattttatattgaaatttcGCCGCCTCTGCACAGTTCTCACTAGATAATTCCTTAATCTGTAGTTCACACGCCGCGGCCATATATTTGTCTCGGTTCATCTGGCAGAAGAAGTTCAGATTCAGCCCAGTGTTAGAGACAAAGTACTCATGCACAGTGTCAACCCAGTCAAAGACGTCTCCCAAAGAAGTTACGACACACTTAGCGGGTTTCCTGTGGTCGATAGGTGGAAAAGCTGGgagaaattcgaaaaatttAGCGGCTCCGAGAATAATTATAGAACAGAGGAAAACAGATCAGTTGACGTACTTGTCTTAGTTGAGGATACAGGAATTGGTATTCCCTTTGATGCACAGGACCGGATATTCATGCCATTCATGCAGGCGGATAGCTCCACTTCCAGAACGTATGGTGGGACTGGAATTGGCCTGAGCATCAGCAAGTGCTTGGTGAATCTAATGCATGGGAAGATCGATTTCGTGAGTGAACCAGACCGCGGCAGTACATTCTTGTTCATGGTTCCTTTCATGAAGTGTGGGGAAAATTGCCTCGATGTGAAGTTGCAAGACTCCAATCCACTTGTTTTGGAGTTCCAAGGACTGAGAGCTCTAGTGGTAGATAAGAGAAGCATCCGGGCTGAGGTGACAAGATATCATCTCTGCAGGTTGGGAATCTATGTGGACGAAGCTCAGAGTCTTAAATCAGCCTGCATCTATCTCTCTCAATCTCCGAAGAAAAGGTATACTTGAAACGTTTACAGTGCCATCTCGACACCTTTACTACTCTGTTAATTTTCAACAAGAGAAGTAGAAAACCAGAAAATCTTTCCTACTTCTATATCTATCCTGACATAGTTGAAAGAGTTATTCTTTCTTATTTTGCTTTGGTTTCATTTTTCCAATAATTTCTCGATTTCTTTCTTACAGTGAGCTATCAGGATATGCCATGGTCCTCATCCACAAAGATGTTTGGGATGCTGAAAGTGCTGCAGAATTCTATCGTTTATTGAGACAACCTCAGCAGAAGAGCAGCAAGGAAGCCTTAGTTGATCCCCCAAAAATTTTTCTTCTCACTACCTCTATCGATCCCAGTGAACGAATCAAGCTCAAACTGGATGGTCTCATTGATAATGTGCTGATGATGCCTCTCCGACTGAGTGTGTTGGTCGCATTCTTCCAGGAAGCCCTCGGAAACGGCAAGAAGAAAGTAGGATCCCAGAAAAAACCATCAAACCTCGGAACCTTGCTAAAAGAGAAGAGAATCTTGGTGGTGGACGATAATGTTGTCAATCGGCGAGTAGCTGAAGGAGCTTTGAAGAAATATAGTGCAATCGTTACTTGTGTCGATAGTGGGCAGGCGGCCCTGGAAATGCTCCAACCGCCTCATAACTTCGATGCTTGCTTCATGGATCTCCAGATGCCGGGAATGGATGGGTACTGTATTCGTCCAATCTTTATATACTCTCCGCTTTGATCTAAACCTCAGTTTGGGTATATATACTTTTGCAGGTGCTGTGTTTACATCTCAAAAATGTGCTTGGAGTCCCCTTCTATGTcaattttttcgaaaaataaaagcagtcttttttcctttttttcacgAGGGAAAATAATCTTCTAGGACGTGCAACATATTGGTACCTTGCTGTCCTGTTTTCCCAAGAATAAGGAAACCGAAAAATGGCCTTTTTGGCAAGATCTTGATTGGATCAGGTTGAGAAAAGATTTCTTTACACGAAATTAATGACAATAAATTATTGCTATGGCTCCCAAGTCATTAGGGCATTACCTGCAaatcattttttgaattttcttcagcTTTATTGCCTGCAATTGGTTGTTCATCTTTGTCCCTCCATTAGGAAATCTTGCTgttgctttttttcttttttccatttaccCTCTTGCCTATGACTCTGAAGCTTTACTCGAAAAATGCAGGTTTGAGGCAACACGAAGAATCCGCACTATTGAGAGGGAGGTCAATGGAAAGATTTTGTTGGGGGAGGCATCAGTTGAGATGTTTGGGAAGAGTGGTGGCTGGAGGACTCCGATAATAGCAATGACGGCTGATGTTATACAAGCAAGCAATGAACAGTGCATCAAGTGCGGCATGGATGATTATGTTTCCAAGCCGTTTGAAGAAGAGCAGCTTTATTCAGCAGTTGCACGGTTTTTCCAGTCAGGCTAAAAGAATCGGGATAGATACCCCAGTTTGTTCCCAGTGGCTCAACTCCAGTTGGCCTGTGGGGCTCAAGGGCCATCGAGAAGTAGAGCAGAGCCCTACAGCCCGAAAACAGTCATTCGACCAGTCCTAGTGAGGAACATACAAGGCTTTACAAAAACAGGTAAACCAAAGCCTCTCATTTCATTCCTATTAGAATTAATGCATCTTCTATTGGTCCACTCGGAGCAAATGTTGAGCCCATGGGTCTAGGTGGGTCTAGCCTCTAGTTAATCAAAGAAGCCCAAATGGGGTGGCCAAACAGAGATTAAACAACACCCAGACGATTGGAGAACGACTCTCGAATGAGATGTCTCGCCAACCTCAGTCCATCACGATACTTCATTTCTTTTAAGAGAAAAGTATAAGGAATGGTTCTGAGAGGAGAGATCTCTAATAAGCTTCCATGATTGTCAGGCTTCCCGCAATAGCTCATCGATGGTCATTTGTGGTCGGGAAAGCTGAGCCTACTCTGGATATGGCAGAGGTGTTTGGCCCTTTCCCGTATGTGTGCTCTTCCTTATTTCAACGAACTGTCTGGAGTGTTGTTATATTGCCATCTCAGACACTCGTTAGCGAATGATTGGGAGCGGTCTTTGTGAATGTAGGCAAGGTAGATGCTTCTACATGAAGCTTCTTGGGGGAATCCACCACTCCGCATTGAGCCCAAGATCGAGCGGTTTCAGCTTTTAGTATTTGGCGTTTGATAATGAGGTGTTTTCTTCCCCTGTATTGGGATCCCATTGCGTGCAACGACCCCGGGTGTAACAAATATGTACATAGGAGAGTTGACAGTCGGAATTTATGTTGATCAAGGGGAATATAAATGTGATGTTCTTTTTCTAGGATATTAATGTAACTTGact is a genomic window containing:
- the LOC116202892 gene encoding histidine kinase 2, with the translated sequence MSFSPLCGLLLRLFLRIRRWAMVTMPPNCKLPGSNGKLPPSLKFCKKAKEPLNVRSCLRRWRRKLFYLWLVLIVAIGIVWFLVGFRGRTLFGEIKSSDICEDVLMEHLNVSKNQVRGLPSPLGEWNQVHHSEKDGFLIDQCPVPSEGFLNKHGLLKLEDRLRPLVSQYKTLNTIKGVLGARREENYGDLGPTSSFLAKRCWWAIIMVILSCKIPSLCLKMRTKRKQEKAVQLESTTQPPKQLLLQQRQQQQSPDPPKRAGKWRKKLLILFILSGIVTSIWLFWDMNEKISSRREETLANMCDERARMLQDQFNVSMNHVHALAILISTFHHEKRPSAIDQKTFSEYTERTAFERPLTSGVAYALKVIHSEREQFEREHGWTIKKLGWATKEMESEDQTLVHDSNPGNLDPVPEQDEYAPVIFSQETVSHIISMDMMSGKEDHENILRARSSGKGVLTSPFKLLKSNHLGVILTFAVYDRDLPPDATPEQRAEATVGYLGASYDVPSLVEKLLQQLASKQTIVVNVYDTTNKSAHIKMYGDDEIVDTGLVRVSHVDFGDPVRKHEMHCRFKQKPPLPWTAINASVGVLVITLLVGHIFQAAINRIAKVEQDYREMMELKSLAEAADVAKSQFLATVSHEIRTPMNGVLGMLQMLMNTDLDATQMDYAQTAHASGKDLISLINEVLDQAKIESGRLELEHVPFDLRSVLDNVLSLFSGRSNEKQIELAVYVSDKVPEVVIGDPGRFKQIITNLVGNSIKFTRRGHIFVSVHLAEEVQIQPSVRDKVLMHSVNPVKDVSQRSYDTLSGFPVVDRWKSWEKFEKFSGSENNYRTEENRSVDVLVLVEDTGIGIPFDAQDRIFMPFMQADSSTSRTYGGTGIGLSISKCLVNLMHGKIDFVSEPDRGSTFLFMVPFMKCGENCLDVKLQDSNPLVLEFQGLRALVVDKRSIRAEVTRYHLCRLGIYVDEAQSLKSACIYLSQSPKKSELSGYAMVLIHKDVWDAESAAEFYRLLRQPQQKSSKEALVDPPKIFLLTTSIDPSERIKLKLDGLIDNVLMMPLRLSVLVAFFQEALGNGKKKVGSQKKPSNLGTLLKEKRILVVDDNVVNRRVAEGALKKYSAIVTCVDSGQAALEMLQPPHNFDACFMDLQMPGMDGFEATRRIRTIEREVNGKILLGEASVEMFGKSGGWRTPIIAMTADVIQASNEQCIKCGMDDYVSKPFEEEQLYSAVARFFQSG